The window TTAGTCGGCGTATATTGCCTCGATGTCGTCGGCAAATCGATCGAGGATGTTCCGACGCTTCTTCTTCATCGTTGGCGTGAGGAGGTCGTTTTCCTCGGTGAACTCGACCGGAACGACCCTGAACTGTTTGATTCGTTCGTACGACTCGAATCGTTGGTTCGCCGTCTCGACTTCGGCTTCGATCCACTCGCGCACCGTCTCGTTCCGACAGAGTTCATGCGTGTCGTCGGGAAGCGAGACATCCTCACGCTTCGCTCGTGAACGAACTTCGGGCTCGTTCGGCACGATGAGCGCGCTGACGAACTTCCGCCCGTCGCCCATCACCATACACTGCTCGACGATGTCGCTCGCGGCGAACGCATCTTCGATGGGACCGGGAGCGACGTTTTTGCCCGTCGAGAGCACGAGCAGCTCCTTCGCTCGCTCACGGAAGGCGATATACCCGTCGGGACGGATTTCCACGATATCGCCGGTTCGGAACCACCCATCCTCGGTAAAGGCTTCCTCGGTTGCCTCGGGCATGTTCCAGTAGCCGTCAGTGACGTTCGGACCTTTGACGAGAAGTTCACCGACGTCACCTGCGACATCGTCGAATTCCATTCCGACCATCGATGTATCGACCGTTACATCCTGATTCAACAGCGGCGGACCGATCGTGCCGATTTTCGGTTCTTCGGGGGGATTGACGCTGATGACGGGTGACGTTTCGGTCAAGCCGTATCCTTCCAAAATTGGCAGACCCATGCCGTGATAGAGCGCACAGAGTTCGGCGGACAAGCTTCCACCGCCGCTGATGAGGAACTCCACGTTGCCGCCGAGGCCTTGCTTTACCTTGTCGAAGACGAGTTTGTCCGCGAGGATCTTTTTCGCCCGGAGACCGACCCCCGGCGAGTCGGTCTCGTGATATTCGACACCGACGCTGGTTGCCCACTCGAATATCTTGCGTTTCGTGTCGTTCTCCTCGGCTTGCGATCGAATCGCGTCGTAGATTCGTTCGTACACGCGTGGGACGCTGGTTCCGGTCGTCGGACGAACCGACTGGAAGTCCTCACGGAGCGTGTCGGGGCTCTCGGCATACGCCACGGTCGCCCCGGCGGCAAACATCAGGAAGTGGCCAGC of the Haladaptatus caseinilyticus genome contains:
- a CDS encoding AMP-dependent synthetase/ligase produces the protein MEWRDAEQEYTDPVIERTTLSRMFEDSAERYANRPAQQYKGGVYRRSLTETVLPAAPDGEFRTLSYATMRDIVHNLAAGFRDLGVTADDRIGIFADTRMEWAQSDFALLAAGAVVTTVYRSSSVSQVQYLLGDPEATGVVVENEDLLERVFEAEDDLDLEFIVVMDSLSREYERDDLHTLADVYDRGSSMFDPDEYESWLDARDPDDLATLIYTSGTTGRPKGVRLTHWNFRSNVNQSYRRFGPRPDKDVPAIDENASTVSFLPLAHVFERMAGHFLMFAAGATVAYAESPDTLREDFQSVRPTTGTSVPRVYERIYDAIRSQAEENDTKRKIFEWATSVGVEYHETDSPGVGLRAKKILADKLVFDKVKQGLGGNVEFLISGGGSLSAELCALYHGMGLPILEGYGLTETSPVISVNPPEEPKIGTIGPPLLNQDVTVDTSMVGMEFDDVAGDVGELLVKGPNVTDGYWNMPEATEEAFTEDGWFRTGDIVEIRPDGYIAFRERAKELLVLSTGKNVAPGPIEDAFAASDIVEQCMVMGDGRKFVSALIVPNEPEVRSRAKREDVSLPDDTHELCRNETVREWIEAEVETANQRFESYERIKQFRVVPVEFTEENDLLTPTMKKKRRNILDRFADDIEAIYAD